The Prochlorococcus marinus XMU1419 nucleotide sequence GTTTACAATGTAATCAGTTACAAGATCCTCTATATCAGTTTCCTTTTTTGAAAATTCTACAATTTCAAATACATCCTTAAATTCAAATTCAGATTTAATATTTTTATTAATTCTAGAGGTTAATTTCCTATAGTTTAGTTTTGATTTTTTAAGTCCATTAATATAAAGTTTATTAAGAACATCGATTAATTTTTTTGAGGATCTATAGTTATCTGTAAGACTAAAAACTTCGATTGCATTAGATCTTGCATCTAAGTAAGTTTCAATATCTCCACCTCTAAATTTGTAGATCGCTTGTTTTGGATCACCTACACAAAGTAAAAAATGATTTTTTGTACTAAAGAACTTTTTTATTAAATTCCATTGAGTAACATCTGTATCTTGAAACTCGTCTACTAAGACACATTTAAATCTTTTTTGAATTTTAGATAGAGTAGTACTATTACTAATTTCTGAATCTAGAAAAGTATTTTCTACAGTCTTTATAAGATCATTGAAGTTAAATATAGAAAAACTTTTCTTTAATTCAATTAATTTTATATAAGATAATTGAGTAAATATTCTTACAAATTCGGTATAGAAACCTTCTTTTATTTTATAAATTTTATCTTGTAATAAATTAAATTTAGTAAAATCTAATTTTAGATTATGTTTATTAATTTCTTTAGATATATTTTCATTGTAAAAATAGTTAGATAAAAGATCATCTTTAGAAATTTCATATATAAAATCAATCACATTTTTAGAATTAAGCCTTTTGTTAATCTCCTCAATCCAACCAAGTATTTGATTATACTTATCATTTCTTGGTTTTGCTGCATATATTTGACTTTTTCCACCACTGTCCTTAATTAATTTTCCCAACTCTATGAGTTGTAAAAATAATTCCTTACCTTTCTTATTCCATTCAACACAAAACTCGTTCCAATTTAAATAAAAAAATTCACTAAAATAATTATTTAAATCAATAATCTTATATTTATTATTTATTTGAAATTTACAGATATTTTCTTGATCTATATTTTTTAAAATTTCTACAAAAAATGATTTATTGATCCTACTTCCAAATCTAGAACTGATTTTTTTTTTATTGACTGCTGCAATAAGCTCATGATTAAGATTCAGAAAAACATCAATCCACAAGTTATCTATTACATCTTTATACAAATTATCTATATTATTCTCAATGTATGGATCTTGAGTTAAACCTATTTCAATACTATATTCGTCAATAATATTATTACAAAAAGAATGGAATGTAATTACTTCTAACTTGTAAATTTCATTAATAAAATTATCAATTTCGGATATAATTTTTTTCTTAGATTTTTCCTTCTCCTTAAATTTTAGATACCAATCCTTAAGTGTATTATCTATCTTACTTGCATTATGATTTTGCAAATATAATTTAAAATCCTTAAATCTCAAAAGTATTTTATCTCGTAATTCAGAACACGTATTTTTTGTAAAACTTAATAAGAGTATCTCATCTGGTTTAATTTTTTTCTCCAAAACATTTCTTAAAACAAGGTGAGCCAGAGTGAAACTTTTGCCAGTTCCTGCACTTGCTTCTACTAATTTAAATTTGTTATCTAAATTAATTTTATTAATATCCATATCTTTAAAGAACTAATATTTGACCTCATTTTTATAAAGTAAGTAATTCCTAAATTTTTTATTTAAATATTGCTCTTCTAAAGCAATCTTAAATTTAATTATTAAACCCAGACTTATTGATAAAAATAAATAATAAATAGATAGCTTGGTTATAAAAACGCCAAAGGAAATAAATATTAAAGAATAGTACATAGGATGACGCGTAAATCGATAAATACCTTTAGTTACAAGATTGCTATTGTTTATAGGTCTTGGGAAAGGGGATAAATTTCTACCTAAGTCTTTGATTGCAACTAAAAGTATTATGAAAGCAATTATGATGATTAAAAACCCCACTAAATAAGATAAAGTACTTACTTGAATTAATTGTTTTTGTGGAATAAATTCCCATTGAAAAAAATGGAGACTAATAATAAAGAACTGTAAAAAAACAAGGATTATTTCATAAGCATCCTTTAAAAAAATTTTTAACTGAAATTTAGTCATTATTTATTTCTTTAATGCATTAATAAGTGGAGCATATAATCTGAATGATAATTTATCAAAATTATTATTTCTCAAAAAGAAATCTGGTTCTTTTTCATTTCCAAAACATAATTTCATTTCAATATTATCTCTTTCTCCTTTAGAAAAAGATTTATTACCAATCCATCTATCAGTAAAAGCTTTTTTCTCATTTTTTGATTTTATTTTTGCTTCTACGTATTTATAAGAACTTTCTGGAGGGAGAGGAAAACATTTTTCAGAATAATTTTTAAAAATATTTACGTATTCCTCCAAAATTAAATTTGACGCAATTGTGCCAGGTGATTGAATAATTTGCGATTTATAATTATTTTCTGTTCTAAAAATTACTTTAGTCTTTTTTATATTCTTCTTTAAAGAAGAAATGAAGAGTGATTTTATCCAGACCTCTGTCAAACGACTTAAACTTAGTTTCGAATGAATTAATTCAATTACGGTGTCATCAGCGATGAAATATTCTTCTTTATTTGCATTTGATTTTACATAAATTCTATTAATCTGATTATGTTGACTCAAACTTATAGATAGACTTTCTAATAAATCTTTGATTTCTTTTTCTTTTATAAAAATGCTATTTTTAGGCATAATAATACCATTTTCAACCAATTGATCATTAATATTCAAATTTTTTAAATCATCAATAATATTATGGTTATCAATTTCTAATTCCTTGATTATCCCTTTAATTATTTGCGATTTCTGCAGATTACTTATATTCTCCTCGTCTGGATGATGAATAAATATTTCCTTGGGAGAAATATTTTTTTTATTTAGCCAATATTTTTGCGGAGTCTTAAACCAATAAATGAGTTCAGATAATTTGTAATTTTTAATATCAAATTTTTTTTCATTCCAATCTATATCTTCTACTAAAGAATAATTTCTTTTAATTAGCTTAGAACTATCAAGATCAATCTTTTCTTTTTTAATTAAATCAGAATCTTTAATTATTAGTTCTTTTTGGCCTTGGTTTAAAAAACTATCGAAAAAATAAATTAACTCTTTTATGGGAAAAGAAATATCTAATTTTTTATTGTTTTTGTCTTTCTTTACCCAATTAACTATAAATTTATCTCTGGAGGCAATTAACAATTCTAGAAATGAATATTTCTCTCTTTCATAAACGGAAGGATCGCCCAGATGATATTTATTATTTAATATATTAAAATTTGCATTCTTCGATAATTTTGGATAATAAACACTATTCATGTCTATTAGGAAAATAACCTTATGTGAGATATGCCTTGCATTCTCAATACCGCTTACTAGGATCTTGTTGATAGGTGATTTGCTTTGAAATTTAGCCTTATTTATACTGGAAATTAATATCTCTCTAAAAACATTTAACAAAATAACATCATCAGATATTAAAGGTATTGCTGCGTAATTATCAATAATTCTATTTATTTCACTTATTTCTAAATTAAAATTTTCATTAAAATCAGCAATATTTTTTAATATTATTTTTATCTTTTCAACCCAACCTGAGAAAGGAAAGGATCCCCTAAGCAAATTAATATATTTTTTTAACTGAAGTAATATTTTAAGCCATTTATTCAAATCTAAACTTATATTTTTTGAGCTAAATGGTTTTAAATTAAAATTACTTAAATTGACTTCTTTGTCATAAATCAAGCCTAAAGTAATTCTATTTATACACCACTCTAGGCTATTTTTTTCTTCACCTAATCTTTCATTAGCATCTAATCCCCAATGAAAACCAACTTGAGTAAGTAAAAAAATAATTTCATCCTTCTCTGTAATATTAAAACCAAAAATATTCTGAGTTACTTTCTTAGAAAGAATATAATCCAATTTTTCAAGTGTTATTTTCTCATTTACTATTTCAGTGATATCAATTAAAAATTTATAAATGTCTGGAGAATCATGATTTTCCTCATCAATAAAAAAATAAGGTATCTTTTCACCATTAATTAACTCATTATGAAAGATATACCTTAGAAAAGGTTTAATTTGATTAGTTTGTGGAGATAAAACAGCGATATCACTATATTTAATGTCCTCGCAAGAATTTATTATTTCTATAATTTTATTTCTTAAATATTCTAATTGACTATTCTGATTAAAATGCTCACAAAATAATATTGAATCATCCTTTTCATTTACTGTAAACTCAATGCTGTTATTATCAATTAGTCTTTTTTGTATTTGTTTTAGAAGAGGAATATCTTTCTTCTCATAAAATTTAGTTGTTGGATCAATATATATTAGATTATTTTTTAAATTAATACCTTCTTGATAAATATTTTCATCAATTAATTTCTGAAAGTTTGCTCCAAATTTCCCAAATATTTTCTCTATATTTGTATTGTTTAAATTAAATTTACTTTCTTTATTATCAAATTCCAACTTACCTTCAAAACAATTTATTCTGTTCCATAAATCATCTCCCGCAGATAATAAATATAAATTTACCTTAGTAAATTTCGAAAGTTCTGAATAAAAATTAATATGTAATTTAGATAAATTATTATCGGAAATAATATAAATTTGATTAGGTATCTTATTCTGAAAATCTTTGAATTTTTTTAAATTTTTTATCACCTCAATCATATATAAACATGCTGGTTTTTCAGATATCTTATTCTCTAATAATTTGTATAAAATTGGTTGCCAAAATTGATCTGAATTTAAATTCTTAAATAGATTGAGTGAATTAATTTCATATCTATTCCATTCAGCAATCATCTCAGGTCTAAAAATAAGATAATCAATAAAATTATTAGTAATTTTTTTTATCAAATTATAAATATCTCCATCAATTGTTTTTTTATTATCCAAATATTTATTAATCCAATTGCTAAGTGGTAATGACTCTTTAAAGCTATTTAGATCTTCTAAGGAATCAATAATTCCCCATTTTATTGACTCAAAATTCCATAAGCCCATATCAATTTCAGGGAAAAAATTTGTCAATAATGACTCGGTATAACTCGATATTGTTTTCAATTCATAAAGTGCGCTTATTTGATTTTTAATAGTTATTTGTTCACGTAACCAATTACCCAAAAAATAATTAGGAACAGCTATTTCTAATTTCTCATTTATGAAAGGAGGACATATTTTTAATTCTTGTGCTAGAAGCTCAGAAATTACTTCAATTTTGTTTGACTTGTAAAGATTGAGCAATTTACTGATTAATTATATTACTCAACTTTATATGGATCATTTATTTCTGCACTAGGAGATTCGAATTCCCCCACAGCAACAAACTCTAAACGAAGCTTTAAAAAAGTTATAAATTTCTTATCGGTTGATAAAACAGCTGCTGGAGGCGACGGTATCTTTGCTCTTAAGTTATCGAATTGAGTAGTTTGTAAGAAAGATGGATTCTTTAAAAGCCAAAAATCTATTTCTTTATTATTTTCCTTATAGTTCCTCTCCCTCTCTTTCAAAATCTCTTCAAGTGGTTCTTCAATTGTCAAGAACTTTTCACTTGCTGCGACGAAAAAATATGTTGTCATTTTAAAATTCAATTTTGTGTGATAAGTGACTTCATTTCACGAACAGACTTTTCTAATCCTACCGCTAAAGCCCTAGCAACAATACTATGGCCTATGTTTAGCTCATTCATATTGTCAATTGATGCAATTTTTTCAACATTGTTGTAGTTAAGTCCATGGCCAGCATTAACAATTAAACCCATGCTATTTGCTTCATGTGTAGATTCTATAATCCTTTGTAGCTCTTTATATTGATCGTAACCTTTTAGTTCAGCATATTTACCAGTGTGTAATTCTATAAAATCAAACCCTATTTCTTTGGAATAATTGATCTGCTCATTAAGTGGATCAATAAATGCACTTACTTGTATATTTGAATCTTTTAAATATCCAACAAAATTCTTAAGGTAATTCACATTACTTTTTACATCCAACCCACCCTCAGTAGTAACTTCCTCTCTTTTCTCTGGTACAAGTGTTACATAATCTGGAAGAAGTTTTTTAGAAATTTCTAACATTTCTTTTGTAGCAGCCATCTCTAAATTTAATTTTGTTTTTATAGTTTCTTTCAAAAGGAATATATCCCTATCTTGTATATGTCTTCTATCTTCTCTTAGATGAACAGTGATTGAATCTGCCCCACCTAATTCAGCTAAGAAGGCAAATTGTACAGGGTCAGGCTCTACAGTTTTCCTTGCTTGCCTTACATTCGCGATATGGTCAATGTTTACTCCTAATGTAGTCATAATTCAAAATTTCAGTTCTAGACAATCTAGTAACCGCCCAATAATAGCTAATAAAAAATTACAAACACTTAAATTATTACTATATAGTAAATGGAATTTGGAGAAAAAATTTAAAAATATTGGGAACAAAATCAACCCAGTATTGGGTTTCATAGCGATGTTTGTTACTCAGGACATCGTTTTGAGATTATTTTTTAGTAAAAAAATAATAATTAATAATGGTTTTTCAATACCATCAAATTCATCAATTATTCTTGCTCCAACACATAGATCAAGATGGGACGGTCTAGTCCTCACTATGGCAATAGGTAGAAGAATAACCAATAAGGATTGTAGATTTATGGTTACCAAATCAGAAATGCGCGGAATACAAGGTTGGTTTTTAAAAAGACTTGGATGTTTTGCAATAAATCAATTATCTCCATCTCTCTCCACGTTAAGATATGCGATTGACCTTATTGTAAAAGGCGAACAGTTAGTTGTTTTCCCCGAGGGTAAAATTAATAAATATGGAAAAAAACTTGTTCTCAAAGAAGGATTGTATAGATTAGCGAGATTAGCTTCAAAAAAAACGAAATCCATTACTATTGTTCCAATTGGCATTGCCTATAGCAATGTATCTCCAAAATTTAGAAGCAAATTTTGTTTATCCTTTGGAAAACCTATCGAAATTAACGATAATTCAAAAATCCCTATCAATGAATTTAACGGGTTTCTTAACGATGAAATGTTCAAACAGGAAAAAATAGCATTAATAAATGTCGGAAGATGAATCCGCAATAAGTTACTATTAAATTTAATAATTTAAAGAGAATATGAAATTCTTAAAACTAATCCCAATTTTATTAATATGCCTTGGAAATTCTTATCATAGAAATTTAGTTCATGCAGAAGTTAAAAACCCAAATAACTATAAAGTACTCTCAATTAATAATAAAAATCTTTCAATTTCTAACGTAGAATATTACTTAGGGAAAGGAGATGAATTTATAAAAAATGGGAATTTAGATAAAGCTAAAGATTCTTTTTTAGATGCAAGAAAATTAGCTAAACAACTTGCATCTTTTTATGCTGATCTAAATACAGCCTTCAAAGGATCTGATGCAAGAATACCAAATGAAATGCAAAGAAAAGGTAAGGCAATATTAAAGATTTTGGCAGAATCAAATAAAAGATTAGCCGCTCTTTACATAAAAAATGAAAAACCTGAAGTAGCTGTACCCTTACTTATTGAAACAATTAGAATAATGTCTCCTAATAGCTCAGAAGGTAAAGAAGCTTATGAAAAATTAATCCAGTTAGGATTTGTAGAAACTCAGTATAAAGGTTGATTTAATTAATTATGATTACAAAAACTGAAGTTATTAATCTAATCACAAAAAAAATTCCAAGTTCTCAAGTTTTCGTTGAAAACATTAAGGGAAATGATCATTTGCAAGTAACTGTCATTGCTCCTGAATTTAATGGATTATCATTAGTTAAACAACATCAATTAGTCTATTCTGCTTTAAAGGCAGAATTAGCTTCGGAAGCTATACATGCACTGGCATTAAAAACAGAAACACCAAATTAAATTATGGAAAATTTAACAAAAGATAAAATACAAAAACTCATTGATACTAACCCAGTGATGGTATTCATGAAGGGAACAAAATTAATGCCTCAATGTGGTTTTTCCAACAATGTAGTTCAAATACTAAATTCCCTAGGTGTAGAATTCGGCACTTTTGATGTTTTAAGCGATTACGAAGTTAGAGAGGGCATTAAAGAGTATTCAGATTGGCCAACTATTCCTCAAGTTTATTTAAAAGGAGAATTTCTCGGTGGATCAGATATTCTTATTGAAATGTACAATTCAGGATCCTTAAAAGAAAAAATAGAAATTGAATTAGCGTCTTAAAACAATTAGTAAGTATAAATACCGATTTAGTTAATAAAAATTAATATTTTAATACCTTTTTTTTCCAAAAAAACCTTTATTTTCATCTCCCTCAGGATCAATAAAACTTGAAGGATCTAGAATCCATCTTTCTATTAATTTTTCTAATTTTTCTTGATCTCTTTGCTCTAAACTATTGCAATTCCTTAAGGCTTGGAGATAACCATCACTATATAATTTAAGGTCAGCTGGCGTATGGAAACGACTAACTAAGTCTTGGCAACTATCACAAATTGATTGAAAATGACGAATTGCTTTGGGGTTTTCAAATGATGTCATAATTCGATAGATTCTGATTTTTATTTAGCATTTGTTATACCTTATTAAGGATGATAAATAATTGCCTGGCCCAACAGTAACTTAAGAATGCAATCAACTGAGCAAATCTTAGCTTCAACACCTGGCGGTTCACAATTGCCTACGAGCTCTCAAACTCCTTCAAGAGTTCTTGTTGTTGAACCTCACCCCACACTTAGAACTGTCCTTGTACAAAGACTCCGTCAAGATGGTCATCTTGCTGCAGCCGTTGGATCTGCTGCAGAAGCTGTTGACTTATGCAGAGAACAGTCACCAGACCTTTTAGTTAGCGCAGAAATCCTTGAGCAAAATACTGCGATGAGATTAGCTCAACAATTAGGCTCTTCCGTTATTGTTCTAACTGCAAGATCAGGCGTTGAAGCATTAGTTAATCTTTTAGATGAAGGAGCAGATGATGTTCTTAGAAAACCATTTGGATTAGAAGAGCTTGCAGCAAGATGCAGAACTCTATTGAAAAGAGGAAGAATAGGATTACAAGAAAAAGTAGAAGTTGGACCTCTAGAGGTTCACCTTCTCTTAAGACAGGTAACCCTAAGCGAGAAGCCTGTAGAACTTAGCCCAAGAGAGTTTGCACTGCTCTGTGCCCTATTAATGCCTCCAGGCATGGTAAGAAGTCGTCAAGAGCTTCTTAGAATGGCTTGGCCACCATTCAGCGGAGGACCAAGGTCTGTAGATACTCAAGTCTTGACCTTGAGAAGAAAATTAGAGCAAGCAGGATTGGGAGAAGGAGGGGGAATAACAACTGTCAGACAGCAAGGTTATAGATTCAGTATTGATAACATTTGATACTTAAAAGCAATAACTTCCCCTACTACCATCAATACCGAGATAAACGTAAGTAACTTATAAGTCCATAAAGGTGATAAGTAAGATATTTCTTTTATCTGTACCTTAGTTTTTTCCGAAATTATTGATAGGAATGTTTTAAAGTTTTCTATTCTCTGAGGTAAAAGAAAATTTTTATTATTACTCGTTGAAAAATAATGAACTTTACTACCTTGACTAGTAGGAAAAGATTTAATTGAAACAATTTCTTCCCAAGAGATTTTCCAGCCTTTTTTTCCTAAAATTCGAGAAACTAAACTAGTTTTGTAGGAAATACCCTCTTCAGAAGTAATAACATGATCATTTGTGATGTTGATAATTAAAAACAACCCAACTATAAAAGCAAATATTGAGAGAATTTTTAAATTTCCATTTGAAACAAATGGGAGGGGAATCGTGAGTGCTAAATATAAACTAATTAAAGAACTTTTTACAATGAAGAGAGTTTTAAAATTTTCTACCATCTTATCAATTTTTAATCGGGTAAATTAAAGTTATTTATATTCAATTTTGCTCCTACTTTATGAGCACATGCGTAACCACTGAATGCAACTGCATTAAGTCCTTGCCCTGGGAAACAGGAGTCTCCAACGCAATAAAGGTTTTGTATTTTTGTAGTATTGAATGGCATAGGAAGAAGTCCTAATAATTTCTTATTAGGTATCGGTCCGTAGCTACCTTGAAATCTGCCAAGAAATTTTCTATGAGTTTTTGGAGTTCCAATCTCTTTATGAGATATTTGCTGACCAACATTAGGAATTATTTTAGAAATTTGTTTAATAATAAATTTAAAATACTCTTCTTTCTTAAGAAGATATTCTTTACTTGATAGGTTTTCCCATTCTTTTATGGACGAAGGTGTGAATGCATGAATAATATGTTTACCATCAGGAGCTAAAGATGAATCTAGAAGAGTTGGGATAGAAATAAATATCACACCTCTTTCATTTTCTAATTCATCCCAATTTTCAACAATAATATGGTGGCAATTAAAGTTTTCATCAATCAATTCTTTCTCTACGCCAAGGTGAATTGAAACAAAAGATGGAGATGCTTTATATGTTTCTGACCACTTATATTCGTTCTTGGGAACATACTTTTTACTAACTAATCCTTTCTTTTTATTACCAAGTCCAAAAGTGTCCCACCTTGTAGAATTAGAAACAATAATGTTTGAGTAAAGTTCTTCTCCATTTGACAACTTAACTCCCACGGCTTTTTTATCTTTTAACATTATTTCAGTCACATTAGCTTTATATCGAACCTTACTACCTAATCTTTCAATACCAGAAACTAATTTTTCAGCTATTTGCCCAACTCCGCCTTTTGGATAATTTATACCTCCAGCGTGTCTATCAGTAAAAACCATTCCTGCATTTATCATCGGAGTTTTAAGAGCTGGCATTACTGACCAACAAAAACATTCAATATCAATAAACCTTAAAAGTTCAGGATCTTTTATAAATTTTCTTGCAACATCCCCAGCATTTATAGGTAGCCATCTCGCCAACCCTAAACAAGATATTGGAGCTTTTAAGAAAACCTTAAAAAGATAACTAGGATCTTCAATTGATAGAAGAGGCATAGAATCCAGGCAATTAAATACTTTTTCACATGTTCCATAAAATTTTTTTATACCATCTTTTTCATCAGGAAAGCGATCCGACAATTTTTTAATAAATATCTCATAGTCTCTATCTACAGAAATATTAAAGTTATTAGGGAGATGATATTCCAATTGAACAGGATCAGGAATTGTATCACATTTTTCATCTACATCTTTTAAAGCACGGGTTAACAAATTCGTATACCCCTTATCACCAAAGCCAAAGATCATTGAAGCTCCAACATCAAAAATATAACCTTTTCTTTTAAAAGATCCTCCGCTTCCTCCAGGAATAATATATTTCTCAAGCACTAGTACTTTTGCGCCCTTAGCAGCCAATTGAGATGCTGTTACTAATCCACCAATTCCGGAACCAATAATAATTGCGTCAAAATTTTCTTTTCTAGTTTTCATTTTTAATTTTTCAATAATTCATATTAATTAGACTAAACAAGTATTTTGTTAACTTCAAAAGATAAATTGATTGTTTTTTTGAATTCACTTAATGCTTCTAAAGATCTTTTTTGATATTCCTGGTATCTCAATTTTTTATCTTTTATTTTACGAGTTAATTCCGGTACGAGACCAAATGAGGCCGGCATTGGTTGAAATTTATTTTTTTTATGATTAGACATTATTTCATTTCTATTACTAATGAAATTCATTAAAGAGCCAATCATGGATTCGTCAGGGAAAGTGATTACTTTTTTACTTCTAGCTAATAAAGTTGCGTTTATGCCTGCTAACAAACCTCCAGCAGCAGCAGCGGCATAACCCTCAGTCCCTGTCAATTGACCAGCAGCTAAGAGAGTTTTTCTTTTTAAAAATTGTAGCGTAGGTAAAAGTAATTTTGGCGACTCTAAAAATGTATTTCGATGCATTACTCCAAAACGTACAAACTCAGCTTGCTCTAAACCAGGAATCATTCGAAATATTCTTTTTTGTTCTAACCATTTGAGATTTGTTTGAAAACCAACCATGTTAAGTAATTTCCCTTGAAGGTCTTCTTTCCTTAGTTGAACAATTGCATGAGGCCTTTTTTTTAATCTATTTTCTCTATCGAATAAATCTCCCCATTCTGGATTCCATAACCCTATAGATTTCAAAGGTCCGTATCTCATTGTATCAAGCCCCCTTCTAGCTATCTCTTCAATTGGTAAACAAGCTTCAAAAAAGTTTGCAGTCTGCCTGTCAAAATCCTTTAAAGATGCCTGCTCACCTTTAATCAATTCGTTTCTAAAATTGATATATTCATCTTTATTCATAGGGCAATTCAAGTAAGCCGGATCGCCTTTATCGTATCTACTTGCTTTAAAAACTCTCTCATAATTAATTGAGTCGCCATAGATGATTGGGCTAGCTGCATCAAAAAAATGACAAGAATTAATTCCTGTAAAATCCATTATTTTCGAAGCAAGTTCATCTGAAGTTAGTGGCCCAGTAGCGAGTATAGTTATAGTTTCTTTTTTTGGAATATTTAATTGCTCTATTCTTTTAATTTGAATTAGGGGATGATTTGTTAAAACATTTGTCAAATATTGACTAAATTTTGATCTATCTACAGCTAAAGCTCCCCCTGCGGGAACAGCAAATTTATCTGCTGTTTTTATTA carries:
- a CDS encoding methyltransferase family protein, which gives rise to MTKFQLKIFLKDAYEIILVFLQFFIISLHFFQWEFIPQKQLIQVSTLSYLVGFLIIIIAFIILLVAIKDLGRNLSPFPRPINNSNLVTKGIYRFTRHPMYYSLIFISFGVFITKLSIYYLFLSISLGLIIKFKIALEEQYLNKKFRNYLLYKNEVKY
- a CDS encoding exodeoxyribonuclease V subunit gamma produces the protein MLNLYKSNKIEVISELLAQELKICPPFINEKLEIAVPNYFLGNWLREQITIKNQISALYELKTISSYTESLLTNFFPEIDMGLWNFESIKWGIIDSLEDLNSFKESLPLSNWINKYLDNKKTIDGDIYNLIKKITNNFIDYLIFRPEMIAEWNRYEINSLNLFKNLNSDQFWQPILYKLLENKISEKPACLYMIEVIKNLKKFKDFQNKIPNQIYIISDNNLSKLHINFYSELSKFTKVNLYLLSAGDDLWNRINCFEGKLEFDNKESKFNLNNTNIEKIFGKFGANFQKLIDENIYQEGINLKNNLIYIDPTTKFYEKKDIPLLKQIQKRLIDNNSIEFTVNEKDDSILFCEHFNQNSQLEYLRNKIIEIINSCEDIKYSDIAVLSPQTNQIKPFLRYIFHNELINGEKIPYFFIDEENHDSPDIYKFLIDITEIVNEKITLEKLDYILSKKVTQNIFGFNITEKDEIIFLLTQVGFHWGLDANERLGEEKNSLEWCINRITLGLIYDKEVNLSNFNLKPFSSKNISLDLNKWLKILLQLKKYINLLRGSFPFSGWVEKIKIILKNIADFNENFNLEISEINRIIDNYAAIPLISDDVILLNVFREILISSINKAKFQSKSPINKILVSGIENARHISHKVIFLIDMNSVYYPKLSKNANFNILNNKYHLGDPSVYEREKYSFLELLIASRDKFIVNWVKKDKNNKKLDISFPIKELIYFFDSFLNQGQKELIIKDSDLIKKEKIDLDSSKLIKRNYSLVEDIDWNEKKFDIKNYKLSELIYWFKTPQKYWLNKKNISPKEIFIHHPDEENISNLQKSQIIKGIIKELEIDNHNIIDDLKNLNINDQLVENGIIMPKNSIFIKEKEIKDLLESLSISLSQHNQINRIYVKSNANKEEYFIADDTVIELIHSKLSLSRLTEVWIKSLFISSLKKNIKKTKVIFRTENNYKSQIIQSPGTIASNLILEEYVNIFKNYSEKCFPLPPESSYKYVEAKIKSKNEKKAFTDRWIGNKSFSKGERDNIEMKLCFGNEKEPDFFLRNNNFDKLSFRLYAPLINALKK
- a CDS encoding MgPME-cyclase complex family protein, which produces MTTYFFVAASEKFLTIEEPLEEILKERERNYKENNKEIDFWLLKNPSFLQTTQFDNLRAKIPSPPAAVLSTDKKFITFLKLRLEFVAVGEFESPSAEINDPYKVE
- a CDS encoding pyridoxine 5'-phosphate synthase encodes the protein MTTLGVNIDHIANVRQARKTVEPDPVQFAFLAELGGADSITVHLREDRRHIQDRDIFLLKETIKTKLNLEMAATKEMLEISKKLLPDYVTLVPEKREEVTTEGGLDVKSNVNYLKNFVGYLKDSNIQVSAFIDPLNEQINYSKEIGFDFIELHTGKYAELKGYDQYKELQRIIESTHEANSMGLIVNAGHGLNYNNVEKIASIDNMNELNIGHSIVARALAVGLEKSVREMKSLITQN
- a CDS encoding lysophospholipid acyltransferase family protein, with product MFVTQDIVLRLFFSKKIIINNGFSIPSNSSIILAPTHRSRWDGLVLTMAIGRRITNKDCRFMVTKSEMRGIQGWFLKRLGCFAINQLSPSLSTLRYAIDLIVKGEQLVVFPEGKINKYGKKLVLKEGLYRLARLASKKTKSITIVPIGIAYSNVSPKFRSKFCLSFGKPIEINDNSKIPINEFNGFLNDEMFKQEKIALINVGR
- a CDS encoding BolA family protein → MITKTEVINLITKKIPSSQVFVENIKGNDHLQVTVIAPEFNGLSLVKQHQLVYSALKAELASEAIHALALKTETPN
- the grxD gene encoding Grx4 family monothiol glutaredoxin yields the protein MENLTKDKIQKLIDTNPVMVFMKGTKLMPQCGFSNNVVQILNSLGVEFGTFDVLSDYEVREGIKEYSDWPTIPQVYLKGEFLGGSDILIEMYNSGSLKEKIEIELAS
- a CDS encoding DUF6761 family protein; this encodes MTSFENPKAIRHFQSICDSCQDLVSRFHTPADLKLYSDGYLQALRNCNSLEQRDQEKLEKLIERWILDPSSFIDPEGDENKGFFGKKRY
- a CDS encoding response regulator transcription factor, coding for MQSTEQILASTPGGSQLPTSSQTPSRVLVVEPHPTLRTVLVQRLRQDGHLAAAVGSAAEAVDLCREQSPDLLVSAEILEQNTAMRLAQQLGSSVIVLTARSGVEALVNLLDEGADDVLRKPFGLEELAARCRTLLKRGRIGLQEKVEVGPLEVHLLLRQVTLSEKPVELSPREFALLCALLMPPGMVRSRQELLRMAWPPFSGGPRSVDTQVLTLRRKLEQAGLGEGGGITTVRQQGYRFSIDNI
- the crtH gene encoding carotenoid isomerase, producing the protein MKTRKENFDAIIIGSGIGGLVTASQLAAKGAKVLVLEKYIIPGGSGGSFKRKGYIFDVGASMIFGFGDKGYTNLLTRALKDVDEKCDTIPDPVQLEYHLPNNFNISVDRDYEIFIKKLSDRFPDEKDGIKKFYGTCEKVFNCLDSMPLLSIEDPSYLFKVFLKAPISCLGLARWLPINAGDVARKFIKDPELLRFIDIECFCWSVMPALKTPMINAGMVFTDRHAGGINYPKGGVGQIAEKLVSGIERLGSKVRYKANVTEIMLKDKKAVGVKLSNGEELYSNIIVSNSTRWDTFGLGNKKKGLVSKKYVPKNEYKWSETYKASPSFVSIHLGVEKELIDENFNCHHIIVENWDELENERGVIFISIPTLLDSSLAPDGKHIIHAFTPSSIKEWENLSSKEYLLKKEEYFKFIIKQISKIIPNVGQQISHKEIGTPKTHRKFLGRFQGSYGPIPNKKLLGLLPMPFNTTKIQNLYCVGDSCFPGQGLNAVAFSGYACAHKVGAKLNINNFNLPD